From Methanosarcina lacustris Z-7289, one genomic window encodes:
- a CDS encoding (Fe-S)-binding protein has product MAGNPNETKLVNFAMANDTRRKIINFLANGYRNTGEIGEIIGKTTLDFHLKVLQQAGLIEFEEGTVKLSEYGKMFLKNKTGQNEEKTADFSQAKPVEIAEIRQLSPCIADSSRLRVSANMIPPLGILKLLEPLFPRSNYSDGKDSLIIQKGEIITTIYGSGKVSIRMIKNEDEAKEVLESLKTIINEAIAKGVAPAPREKIRVDLMDIYKYLPQTNCLKCSEQGCYSFAIKLMSRQLTLDRCVLLKEPKYANNQEHLQILTAYI; this is encoded by the coding sequence ATGGCGGGAAATCCGAATGAGACAAAGCTCGTAAACTTTGCTATGGCCAACGATACCCGAAGGAAGATAATTAACTTCCTGGCGAATGGCTATAGAAATACCGGGGAAATAGGAGAGATAATCGGGAAAACAACTCTTGACTTTCATCTCAAGGTTTTGCAACAGGCGGGTCTGATTGAGTTCGAAGAAGGAACTGTGAAGCTGAGCGAATACGGTAAGATGTTCCTGAAGAATAAAACAGGACAGAATGAGGAGAAAACTGCAGACTTTTCTCAGGCAAAACCGGTGGAGATCGCAGAGATCAGACAGCTTTCACCATGCATAGCTGATTCCTCAAGACTCAGGGTTAGTGCAAATATGATTCCACCCCTGGGAATCTTGAAACTCCTTGAGCCCCTCTTTCCCAGAAGTAATTATTCAGATGGAAAAGATAGCCTGATAATTCAAAAAGGAGAAATTATCACAACTATTTACGGTAGTGGAAAAGTCTCCATAAGGATGATTAAAAATGAGGATGAAGCTAAAGAAGTACTTGAAAGCCTGAAGACCATTATCAATGAGGCTATTGCAAAAGGTGTAGCCCCAGCGCCCAGAGAAAAGATAAGGGTTGATCTCATGGATATCTACAAATACCTACCCCAGACCAACTGTCTTAAGTGCAGCGAGCAGGGCTGTTACAGCTTTGCCATCAAGCTTATGTCCAGACAGCTCACTCTGGACAGGTGTGTACTTCTTAAAGAACCGAAGTACGCAAATAATCAGGAACATCTACAGATTTTGACCGCTTATATTTGA
- a CDS encoding (Fe-S)-binding protein, translating to MSGNPNEIKLVNNAMSNVTRRKIMNFLENGERSTEEIGGEIGKVMLDFHLKVLQQASLIDLGEGTAKLSEYGRNFLKGKENKGEEKNTDISKAKPVEIAEVRQLLPCIADSSKFRVIANMAPPLGGTLKVLEPLFPRGRYSDRINALIMQKGEIITTIYGTGKVTMTMIKNEGEAGEALENLRNTINEAIAKGVAPAPREKVRVEPMEIYKYLPQTNCGKCSEQSCYTFAIKLMSGEVALEKCTPLKEPGYSTNQEHLQVLSAYI from the coding sequence ATGTCGGGAAATCCAAATGAAATAAAGCTGGTAAATAACGCTATGTCCAACGTCACCCGAAGGAAGATAATGAACTTCCTGGAGAATGGGGAGAGAAGTACAGAGGAAATAGGTGGAGAGATCGGGAAGGTAATGCTCGATTTCCATCTAAAGGTTCTGCAACAGGCAAGCCTTATTGATCTAGGAGAAGGGACTGCGAAGCTAAGTGAATATGGTAGAAATTTCCTGAAAGGTAAGGAAAACAAAGGTGAGGAGAAAAATACAGACATTTCTAAGGCAAAGCCAGTGGAGATTGCTGAGGTAAGGCAGCTTTTACCCTGCATAGCAGACTCCTCGAAGTTCAGGGTGATCGCAAACATGGCTCCTCCTCTGGGTGGAACCCTGAAGGTTCTTGAACCCCTCTTTCCCAGAGGTAGATATTCGGACAGAATAAATGCTCTGATAATGCAAAAAGGGGAAATTATTACAACTATTTATGGCACTGGAAAAGTTACAATGACTATGATTAAAAACGAGGGCGAAGCCGGAGAAGCGCTTGAAAACCTGAGAAACACTATCAATGAGGCTATTGCAAAAGGTGTCGCTCCGGCCCCCAGGGAAAAGGTAAGAGTAGAACCCATGGAGATCTACAAATACCTGCCCCAGACCAACTGCGGCAAGTGCAGCGAACAGAGCTGTTACACCTTTGCCATAAAACTTATGAGTGGAGAGGTAGCCCTTGAGAAGTGTACACCTCTCAAAGAACCTGGATATTCAACCAATCAGGAACATCTGCAGGTACTGAGTGCGTATATATGA
- a CDS encoding ammonium transporter: MVINAADTAWVLISSALVLLMLPGLALFYGGLVQRKNVLSSMMHSYVAMGVMAVEWVVIGYSLAFGEGNWFVGGLGNVFLRGIDAYSVTGSIPTYAFVAFQGMFAIITPALISGAIVGRVKFKSYIAFIALWGLIVYAPVCHWVWGGGFLTGEALDFAGGTVVHITAGMSSLAILTFLGKRRGYGVDSLKPHNVTLTLIGAGLLWFGWFGFNAGSALAANEIAAVAFISTLVAPAAAGLTWMMLEWHHLKYPTALGFSTGVLAGLVAITPAAGFVTPMAAIPIGVITSFICYEAVEIKAKLGYDDSLDAFGVHGVGGITGALLTGVYASVGATGLLLGNSGQLMTQFEGVIITIVYAISGTLLIGFVIQKTIGLKVSESEENIGLDKTQHGEAAYNL, from the coding sequence ATGGTTATTAACGCAGCAGACACAGCATGGGTGTTAATTTCATCTGCACTTGTATTATTAATGCTTCCAGGACTCGCACTATTTTACGGCGGGCTGGTTCAGCGTAAGAATGTCCTTAGCAGCATGATGCATTCATATGTTGCAATGGGCGTCATGGCTGTTGAATGGGTGGTTATAGGTTACTCACTTGCTTTTGGAGAAGGCAACTGGTTTGTGGGTGGCCTTGGAAACGTATTCCTCAGAGGGATTGATGCATATTCCGTAACAGGCTCGATTCCCACTTATGCATTTGTTGCATTTCAGGGAATGTTTGCAATAATCACGCCTGCCCTTATCTCAGGTGCTATAGTAGGCCGTGTCAAGTTTAAGTCTTACATTGCATTCATCGCGCTCTGGGGACTCATTGTCTATGCACCAGTCTGTCACTGGGTCTGGGGCGGTGGATTCCTTACAGGAGAAGCTCTGGACTTTGCAGGCGGTACTGTTGTTCACATAACGGCAGGGATGTCCTCACTTGCGATTTTGACCTTCCTTGGCAAGAGAAGGGGATATGGAGTAGATTCTCTAAAACCGCACAATGTCACTCTCACCCTTATTGGTGCAGGGCTCCTCTGGTTTGGATGGTTCGGATTCAATGCAGGTTCAGCTCTTGCTGCAAATGAGATCGCAGCAGTTGCATTCATCAGTACTCTCGTAGCCCCCGCAGCCGCAGGGCTTACCTGGATGATGCTTGAGTGGCACCACCTGAAATATCCGACTGCTCTGGGATTTTCAACCGGAGTTCTGGCAGGATTGGTTGCAATCACACCAGCTGCCGGTTTTGTCACACCTATGGCAGCAATTCCAATAGGTGTAATTACTAGCTTCATATGCTACGAAGCTGTAGAAATCAAAGCAAAGCTTGGATATGACGATTCACTGGATGCTTTTGGAGTTCATGGAGTCGGGGGTATTACAGGCGCGCTTTTAACCGGTGTATATGCGAGCGTTGGAGCGACGGGTCTCCTCCTTGGAAACTCCGGCCAGTTGATGACTCAATTTGAAGGCGTGATCATAACTATTGTATATGCAATTTCCGGTACTCTGTTAATCGGATTTGTGATACAGAAGACGATAGGACTTAAAGTTAGTGAAAGTGAAGAAAACATCGGGCTTGACAAAACGCAGCACGGTGAAGCAGCCTATAACCTTTAA
- a CDS encoding P-II family nitrogen regulator — translation MKYIIAMIRPERLDAVKRELQKVEVNRLTVSSVSGYGAQKGHLEIYRAMEFEANLLEKIKLEIAVNDEFLQPTIEAIKKGAKGNEEHVGSGKIFVLPLENVIRIRTNETGTGAI, via the coding sequence ATGAAGTATATAATTGCAATGATAAGACCGGAAAGGCTTGATGCGGTCAAACGAGAACTTCAGAAAGTTGAAGTAAATAGATTGACAGTATCTTCGGTTTCGGGTTATGGTGCGCAAAAAGGGCATCTGGAAATCTATAGAGCAATGGAGTTTGAAGCAAACCTTCTTGAGAAAATCAAGCTTGAAATTGCAGTAAACGATGAATTCCTGCAACCAACGATTGAAGCAATAAAGAAGGGAGCAAAGGGCAATGAAGAACATGTGGGAAGCGGTAAGATATTCGTGCTACCCCTCGAAAACGTAATAAGGATCCGTACTAACGAAACAGGAACTGGGGCTATTTGA
- a CDS encoding class I SAM-dependent methyltransferase, whose product MFGEIGSVRNEADETSLQILSLFRESISEIRLKDPEAVSAYFNQDYSHYIVVHTPLNIRFPEKREAWNLRFCKDAGVSVVELVVADTGSAYVRGLMAVNGAKVYAILPFTSTDAEKANKAKFPEDRMARVRAQVLPDVIPGIKGETILDIGSGFGTLTMELAKNNPDSQVYGLDLHDSLTGQAQMNAEVLGVSNVQFRTGSVYALPFEESSMDAATCFFMLHHLEDIKFALFEIKKVLKKGGSLTAVEPLAHQHHHGPQLSEAAWKELFEDVGFNVETENPEGAVVLKAVKRE is encoded by the coding sequence ATGTTCGGAGAAATTGGAAGCGTAAGAAACGAGGCAGATGAAACTTCCCTGCAAATTCTCTCTCTTTTCAGGGAAAGCATAAGCGAAATCCGCCTTAAAGATCCTGAAGCCGTATCAGCATATTTCAACCAGGACTACTCACATTATATTGTAGTGCACACTCCTCTGAATATCCGGTTTCCTGAAAAAAGGGAGGCGTGGAATTTGCGCTTTTGTAAGGATGCCGGAGTTTCGGTCGTGGAGCTGGTCGTAGCCGACACAGGTAGTGCTTACGTACGGGGCCTGATGGCAGTTAACGGGGCAAAGGTCTATGCTATCCTTCCTTTTACATCAACAGATGCCGAAAAAGCAAATAAGGCGAAGTTTCCTGAAGACCGCATGGCTCGCGTGAGGGCACAGGTGCTTCCAGATGTGATTCCCGGAATAAAAGGGGAAACTATCCTTGATATCGGCAGCGGTTTTGGAACCCTTACAATGGAGCTTGCAAAAAATAACCCTGATTCCCAGGTCTATGGCCTCGATCTTCACGACTCCCTCACAGGGCAGGCACAGATGAATGCAGAAGTCCTTGGTGTGTCGAATGTGCAGTTCAGGACAGGAAGCGTCTATGCCCTGCCTTTTGAAGAAAGTTCAATGGATGCTGCTACCTGCTTTTTCATGCTCCACCACCTTGAAGACATTAAATTTGCTTTATTTGAGATTAAGAAAGTGCTGAAAAAAGGTGGTTCATTAACTGCAGTTGAGCCGCTGGCACACCAGCACCATCACGGGCCTCAACTTTCGGAAGCTGCATGGAAAGAGCTTTTTGAAGATGTGGGTTTCAATGTGGAAACCGAAAATCCGGAAGGAGCAGTTGTCCTTAAAGCCGTAAAACGAGAATAA
- a CDS encoding RNA-guided endonuclease InsQ/TnpB family protein, with translation MLKNTEQYRALPAQTAQQVLKIRDKSWKSFFKALKVYAKSPELFLGRPKPPKYKHKDGEHILVFTNQQCKIVDGLLKFPKTVNLELKTRLVAVDLREVQVIPNANNYTCEIVYDKTVSDNEINSSRVLGIDLGVRNIATIANNFGAKPIVVKGNTANNINQFYNMKKAILQHVYDLAKIKWGSKLAKLDFKRNNMIKDYFHKLSRRIVNYAIKNNVKSIIIGKNENWKQDVNMGRKNNQKFVQLPLAKLIEMIQYKAQEVNIEVVLQEENHTSKCSFLDNEPVEHRAKYVGRRIKRGLFKSANGIIINADVNGALNIIRKATPKAFADGVEGVGLHPKRCLITSFEDT, from the coding sequence ATGCTAAAAAACACAGAACAGTACAGGGCATTGCCAGCACAGACTGCTCAACAGGTACTTAAAATACGGGATAAAAGCTGGAAATCGTTCTTCAAAGCATTAAAAGTATACGCAAAGTCCCCTGAATTGTTTTTAGGTAGGCCTAAACCACCCAAATACAAACACAAAGATGGAGAACATATCCTGGTATTCACAAACCAGCAATGTAAAATCGTAGATGGATTACTCAAATTCCCAAAAACGGTAAACCTGGAATTGAAAACCAGACTGGTTGCTGTAGATCTCAGAGAAGTACAGGTAATTCCAAACGCAAATAATTATACGTGTGAAATCGTGTACGACAAAACAGTTTCTGATAATGAAATTAACTCCAGTCGGGTTTTGGGAATTGATCTTGGTGTTCGCAATATTGCAACTATCGCAAACAACTTTGGTGCAAAACCAATTGTTGTTAAGGGCAATACTGCAAACAACATTAATCAGTTCTATAACATGAAAAAAGCCATACTTCAACATGTATACGATCTGGCCAAAATTAAATGGGGTAGTAAATTAGCAAAACTCGACTTCAAACGAAATAACATGATAAAGGATTATTTCCACAAACTTAGCCGTAGAATAGTTAATTATGCCATCAAAAATAATGTTAAATCAATTATAATTGGCAAAAACGAAAACTGGAAGCAAGACGTTAACATGGGACGAAAAAATAACCAGAAGTTCGTTCAGCTCCCACTGGCAAAATTGATTGAAATGATCCAGTATAAAGCTCAGGAAGTCAACATCGAAGTTGTTCTTCAAGAAGAAAACCATACATCAAAATGTAGTTTCCTTGATAACGAACCTGTAGAACACAGAGCTAAATACGTAGGTAGAAGGATCAAACGAGGCCTATTCAAATCCGCAAATGGAATAATTATCAACGCCGATGTCAACGGAGCTCTGAACATCATCAGGAAAGCAACTCCAAAAGCATTCGCAGACGGAGTGGAGGGTGTAGGGTTACACCCAAAGAGATGTTTGATAACATCTTTTGAAGATACTTGA
- a CDS encoding DUF7507 domain-containing protein, with amino-acid sequence MVRNEGNVDLTGVLVSDSMITLKGPAESLNVDGVFEVGENWTYTGNYTVTQEDINSNRGGDGFINNTATVDCDELGQESDSVAIHISSSFESSHNGGSGGTGSARIIPKSTENVEVNKNVTEIRPVENTGDIEENTGNEVADVEQETEQETEQEENKSAPGFEIICGIVGLLGIFLYRRR; translated from the coding sequence CTGGTAAGGAACGAAGGCAACGTTGACCTTACAGGAGTTTTGGTGAGCGACTCAATGATTACTCTGAAAGGACCTGCAGAGTCTTTGAATGTCGATGGAGTTTTTGAAGTAGGAGAGAACTGGACTTACACAGGAAATTATACTGTAACTCAGGAAGACATAAACAGTAATCGTGGAGGTGACGGGTTCATTAATAATACAGCAACCGTTGATTGTGATGAGCTGGGTCAGGAATCTGATAGTGTTGCAATACATATCAGCAGCAGCTTCGAAAGCAGTCACAATGGTGGCAGTGGTGGCACTGGTAGCGCCAGGATCATCCCTAAATCTACCGAAAACGTTGAAGTGAACAAAAATGTCACTGAAATAAGGCCTGTAGAAAACACTGGAGATATTGAAGAAAATACTGGAAATGAAGTAGCAGATGTTGAGCAGGAAACTGAGCAGGAAACTGAGCAGGAAGAAAACAAAAGTGCTCCCGGATTTGAAATTATTTGCGGGATAGTTGGGCTGCTTGGAATATTCCTGTATAGAAGAAGATAA
- a CDS encoding geranylgeranyl reductase family protein, translating into MIPKASYDVIVVGAGPAGSTAALYAARNGASVLLLDKKREIGSPIQCAGFLPDASEVKALLPDAELPETLKNYPDSCVLQHIKTQRIIPPNCNTKEFAVRGTVLDRRRYDQFLAEQAATAGAELMVKTRVTKVEGTTVEASGIFGKHTIKAKAIIGADGPNSLVAKSKGLSWKPESKETSVAIEYQVRNVDIDPDALEMYFGKDYVPGGYAWIFPEGEGRANVGIGIRSGMAEKGVSAKEYLHRFMQDHPLAAPKLKNAIIMNVIAGIIPVNGAPAKTATEDSLIVGDAAGHIIATNGGGIPPAMIAGKIAGETAAEFAAGNCRLEEYDRRWRAQFGPALETSVQARQIMDGVMKSDALMNAAFKFISPEQMKVMQCGKLPGPVKLGLHALSRGKK; encoded by the coding sequence ATGATTCCAAAAGCCTCTTACGATGTCATCGTTGTGGGTGCAGGCCCGGCGGGTTCCACTGCTGCCCTTTACGCCGCAAGGAATGGAGCTTCTGTCCTTCTTCTTGATAAAAAAAGGGAAATTGGAAGCCCTATCCAGTGTGCAGGTTTTCTCCCCGATGCCTCGGAAGTCAAGGCTCTGCTACCTGATGCCGAATTGCCGGAGACCCTGAAAAACTATCCTGATTCCTGTGTGCTCCAGCATATCAAAACTCAGCGTATCATTCCCCCAAATTGCAATACAAAAGAGTTTGCAGTCAGGGGTACAGTCCTCGACCGCCGTCGTTATGATCAGTTCCTGGCTGAGCAGGCTGCCACGGCAGGAGCCGAACTGATGGTAAAAACGCGTGTGACAAAAGTGGAGGGCACAACTGTTGAGGCTTCAGGAATTTTTGGGAAACATACGATCAAAGCAAAAGCGATTATTGGAGCTGACGGCCCAAATTCTCTGGTTGCAAAATCAAAAGGTCTGTCCTGGAAACCTGAGTCAAAGGAAACCTCTGTTGCCATCGAGTATCAGGTCAGAAATGTTGATATTGACCCTGACGCCCTTGAGATGTACTTCGGAAAAGATTATGTCCCCGGTGGTTATGCCTGGATTTTCCCCGAAGGCGAGGGGCGGGCAAATGTAGGAATAGGAATCCGAAGCGGTATGGCTGAAAAAGGGGTTTCTGCAAAAGAGTACCTGCACCGTTTCATGCAGGACCACCCTCTCGCCGCCCCTAAGCTGAAAAACGCCATCATTATGAATGTTATCGCAGGTATTATTCCCGTAAACGGAGCCCCCGCAAAAACTGCAACTGAAGATTCCCTTATTGTGGGGGATGCCGCCGGGCATATCATCGCAACAAACGGAGGGGGGATCCCTCCTGCAATGATTGCCGGAAAAATAGCCGGAGAAACCGCTGCCGAATTTGCAGCCGGAAACTGCAGGCTTGAAGAATATGACAGGCGCTGGAGGGCTCAGTTCGGACCCGCGCTTGAAACTTCGGTACAGGCGAGACAGATAATGGATGGGGTCATGAAATCTGATGCCCTCATGAATGCAGCCTTCAAGTTTATTTCCCCTGAACAGATGAAGGTCATGCAGTGCGGAAAACTTCCGGGACCTGTAAAACTCGGGCTTCATGCACTGAGCCGTGGAAAAAAATAA
- a CDS encoding tetratricopeptide repeat protein, translating into MGFLEKLFKKKIEGKTVEEWYGLAVGETDPEKKIEYFDKVLVLKPDFAGAWNLRGLEFVVLMRYAEAIASFDKALEIRPGYPEARYNKEDAETELRKIRTAENSVEEKKEGPVEV; encoded by the coding sequence TTGGGATTTCTGGAAAAACTATTCAAAAAGAAAATAGAAGGAAAAACCGTCGAAGAATGGTACGGGCTTGCTGTGGGTGAAACCGACCCGGAAAAGAAAATAGAGTATTTCGATAAGGTTCTGGTGTTAAAACCTGACTTTGCAGGAGCCTGGAACCTCAGAGGGCTTGAATTTGTGGTCCTGATGCGGTATGCAGAAGCCATTGCCTCTTTTGACAAAGCACTTGAAATTAGACCCGGCTATCCGGAAGCAAGGTACAATAAAGAAGATGCTGAAACAGAATTAAGGAAGATACGGACAGCAGAAAATTCGGTTGAAGAGAAGAAAGAAGGACCAGTGGAAGTATAA
- a CDS encoding tetratricopeptide repeat protein, which yields MLGNAYSDMGAYEKAMECYDQALSICPMYKEAKNNKKNLEKKMREASLKTGT from the coding sequence GTGCTTGGGAATGCCTATTCCGATATGGGAGCGTATGAAAAAGCCATGGAATGCTACGACCAGGCTCTTTCGATATGCCCAATGTATAAAGAAGCAAAGAATAACAAGAAAAATCTGGAGAAAAAGATGAGAGAAGCCTCATTAAAAACAGGAACGTAA
- the pyk gene encoding pyruvate kinase, whose translation MQIPDHKTKIVCTIGPASSSEEVLRKLVLAGMNVARINFSHGDFESHGKVIQLVRKVSEELDRTVAILADLPGPKIRVGKLIKESLMLHKGNRITLTVDEASGSEDRIPVSYKQLPESVSPGSLIYLSDGFIQLRCLEISGKDVLCEVMIGGQLYSHKGLNLPGAKMFLDPVTEHDLKILEFALNEEVDAVSISFVENAEDIRKVRNFASARGKSVYVVSKIERRQAVQNIVEILEETDALMVARGDLGVEIPIQEVPSVQKELIWSAKLLSIPVITATQMLISMTDNIRPTRAEATDVANAILDGTDAVMLSEETAVGNYPVETVEMMAKIAKTTENWRSRTKWGLDTMIKGITNQEMSVDEVIALQVYEALQKLPVAAVLTPTRSGATPRRLSRFKPEPWVLAFTRVPKTCSCLALSYGVYPIIVKETIENWEKETTEKAKELGFVKSGDLVVFTQGPASGKPGGTNMLKILTMD comes from the coding sequence ATGCAAATCCCCGACCATAAGACAAAGATCGTCTGCACCATAGGACCTGCTTCTTCTTCTGAGGAAGTGCTCAGGAAACTGGTGCTTGCAGGCATGAACGTGGCAAGGATTAACTTTTCCCATGGGGACTTCGAAAGCCATGGAAAAGTGATCCAGCTGGTCCGAAAGGTTTCAGAAGAACTTGACAGGACAGTTGCCATTCTTGCCGACCTGCCCGGCCCGAAAATTCGCGTAGGCAAGCTCATAAAAGAGTCGCTTATGCTCCATAAAGGGAACCGGATAACCCTTACTGTGGATGAAGCCTCCGGAAGCGAAGACCGCATCCCGGTCAGCTACAAACAGCTTCCAGAAAGTGTATCTCCGGGAAGTCTCATCTACTTGAGCGACGGGTTTATCCAGCTCCGCTGCCTGGAAATTTCGGGAAAAGATGTACTTTGCGAAGTTATGATAGGGGGCCAGCTCTATTCCCATAAAGGGCTGAACCTTCCCGGGGCAAAAATGTTCCTGGACCCGGTAACGGAACATGACTTAAAAATCCTGGAGTTTGCCCTTAACGAGGAAGTTGACGCTGTCAGCATCTCTTTTGTGGAAAACGCAGAAGATATTCGTAAGGTCCGGAATTTTGCTTCAGCCAGGGGAAAGTCCGTATATGTTGTCTCTAAAATCGAACGGAGACAGGCTGTCCAGAATATTGTAGAGATTCTGGAGGAAACCGACGCCCTGATGGTTGCCAGGGGAGACCTCGGAGTCGAGATCCCTATCCAGGAAGTCCCCTCGGTCCAGAAAGAACTAATCTGGAGTGCAAAGCTCCTGAGCATCCCTGTGATCACAGCCACCCAGATGTTGATCTCCATGACCGACAACATCAGGCCCACAAGAGCTGAAGCCACAGACGTTGCCAACGCCATTCTGGACGGGACGGATGCGGTCATGCTCTCGGAGGAAACCGCAGTTGGGAACTATCCTGTAGAAACTGTGGAGATGATGGCAAAAATTGCAAAAACCACAGAAAACTGGCGCTCCCGGACGAAATGGGGGCTTGATACAATGATCAAGGGCATCACGAATCAGGAAATGTCAGTCGACGAGGTAATCGCCCTCCAGGTGTACGAAGCCCTGCAAAAGCTCCCTGTAGCCGCTGTGCTTACCCCCACCCGGAGTGGAGCAACCCCGCGCCGGCTTTCCCGCTTCAAGCCTGAGCCCTGGGTCCTGGCATTCACCCGCGTCCCGAAAACCTGCAGTTGCCTTGCCTTATCCTACGGAGTTTATCCGATAATCGTAAAAGAAACCATTGAAAACTGGGAAAAAGAGACCACGGAAAAAGCAAAGGAACTGGGATTTGTAAAAAGCGGCGACCTCGTAGTTTTCACCCAGGGCCCCGCTTCCGGAAAACCCGGAGGTACAAACATGCTCAAGATCCTGACTATGGACTGA
- a CDS encoding beta/alpha barrel domain-containing protein — MVSINKEDVIVPLDVPKAMRETYVKNYMEITKGTGRLMLFAGDQKVEHLNDDFFGEGVPEDDADPEHLFRIASRSKIGVFATQVGLLARYGMDYRDIPYLVKVNSKTHLVETSQADPFSNLWYDIDQVAEFKENSGLNILGVGYTIYLGSEFEAEMLVQAAQVVYDAHQHGMLSVLWIYPRGTAVKEEKDPHLIAGATGVGACLGTDFVKVNYPKKEGEKSAEVFKEAVKSAGRTKVVCAGGSSDDAEAFLKKLHDQIHISGAQGNATGRNIHQKSLDEAVRMCNAVYAITVEEASVEEALKIYRGK, encoded by the coding sequence ATGGTTTCAATTAACAAAGAAGACGTAATCGTGCCTTTAGATGTCCCCAAAGCAATGCGTGAGACATACGTGAAAAACTACATGGAAATTACAAAGGGAACCGGCAGGCTCATGCTTTTTGCCGGAGACCAGAAAGTAGAGCACCTGAATGATGACTTTTTTGGAGAAGGAGTCCCTGAAGACGATGCAGACCCTGAACACCTTTTCAGGATCGCCTCCCGAAGCAAGATCGGGGTTTTTGCAACACAGGTCGGACTGCTTGCCCGCTACGGTATGGACTACAGGGACATACCATATCTTGTGAAAGTAAACTCCAAGACCCATCTCGTGGAAACTTCCCAGGCTGATCCTTTTAGCAACCTCTGGTATGACATTGACCAGGTGGCTGAGTTTAAGGAAAACAGCGGGCTCAATATCCTTGGAGTCGGGTATACGATCTATCTTGGCAGCGAGTTTGAAGCCGAGATGCTTGTGCAGGCCGCCCAGGTAGTTTATGATGCCCATCAGCATGGAATGCTGTCCGTACTCTGGATTTATCCCCGCGGAACTGCCGTAAAAGAAGAAAAGGACCCTCACCTGATCGCAGGGGCAACAGGAGTAGGAGCCTGCCTCGGGACTGACTTTGTGAAAGTCAACTATCCGAAAAAGGAAGGGGAAAAATCTGCAGAGGTTTTCAAAGAAGCCGTAAAATCTGCAGGGCGCACCAAAGTCGTTTGCGCTGGCGGCTCAAGCGACGATGCCGAAGCTTTCCTCAAAAAACTCCATGACCAGATCCACATCTCTGGAGCCCAGGGGAATGCAACCGGAAGAAATATTCACCAGAAATCCCTGGATGAAGCTGTCCGCATGTGCAACGCTGTCTACGCCATAACCGTGGAAGAAGCAAGTGTTGAAGAAGCCCTGAAGATTTACAGGGGAAAATAA